The Streptomyces sp. Mut1 genome window below encodes:
- a CDS encoding SHOCT domain-containing protein, translating into MDDYPLLNLFWTMLWFFLWIMWLFLLFRVIMDVFRSHDLGGLAKAGWLILVLVLPYLGVLIYVVARGRSMSKRDAREAKEREAAFKAYVREAAGTDGRDGRDGTRGGSHVEDLSRLSDLKDKGALTEEEYQRAKSRILV; encoded by the coding sequence ATGGACGACTATCCGCTGCTCAACCTGTTCTGGACGATGCTCTGGTTCTTCCTCTGGATCATGTGGCTCTTCCTGCTCTTCCGGGTCATCATGGACGTCTTCCGCAGCCACGACCTCGGTGGCCTGGCCAAGGCCGGCTGGCTGATCCTGGTGCTGGTCCTGCCCTACCTGGGCGTTCTCATCTACGTGGTCGCCCGCGGCAGGTCCATGAGCAAGCGCGACGCCCGGGAGGCCAAGGAGCGCGAGGCCGCCTTCAAGGCGTACGTGAGAGAGGCGGCCGGCACGGACGGCCGGGACGGTCGGGACGGCACCCGCGGGGGCAGCCACGTCGAGGACCTGTCGAGGCTCTCCGACCTCAAGGACAAGGGCGCGCTCACCGAGGAGGAGTACCAGCGGGCGAAGTCGAGGATCCTGGTCTGA
- a CDS encoding PP2C family protein-serine/threonine phosphatase has translation MGKWQRRWRRRGGVPNRRLVRTLPAAMILVGVVFDFFTPPAFTAVPMFAAAPLLAAPFFGLGATIRIGAAAMVAMVAMRLYRGALPGVVPFIELLTVFTVFVQACVINRVVQRSNERLASARVIAETAMRAVLPTPAERIGGLHVAARYEAAQADEFVGGDLFSATDTPYGVRLVLGDVRGKGLDAVAAVAVVIGAFREAAEQEKSLEGVAQRLERALERESTRDSGFDTFEEFVTAVVAEIPPGAQRVRIVNRGHPEPLLLSQDGAVETLTPSEPALPLGMGLVVRPDRADEWELPDGGTLLFYTDGLSEARDAEGVFYDPVERLRGRLFPEPEELLSALSDDVRLHTGGKATDDMALLAVLRPAKGQPDRRRTVKIIKRDATLRD, from the coding sequence GTGGGGAAGTGGCAGCGACGGTGGCGGAGGCGCGGCGGCGTGCCGAACCGCCGGCTCGTCCGGACCCTGCCCGCCGCGATGATCCTCGTGGGGGTGGTGTTCGACTTCTTCACCCCGCCCGCCTTCACCGCCGTCCCGATGTTCGCGGCCGCCCCGCTGCTCGCCGCACCCTTCTTCGGCCTGGGCGCGACCATCCGGATCGGGGCCGCCGCGATGGTCGCCATGGTGGCCATGCGGCTGTACAGGGGGGCGCTGCCGGGTGTGGTCCCGTTCATCGAACTGCTCACCGTCTTCACGGTCTTCGTCCAGGCGTGCGTGATCAACCGGGTCGTCCAGCGGAGCAACGAGCGGCTGGCCTCCGCCCGGGTCATCGCGGAGACCGCCATGCGGGCGGTGCTGCCGACGCCGGCCGAGCGGATCGGCGGGCTGCACGTGGCCGCGCGGTACGAGGCGGCGCAGGCGGACGAGTTCGTCGGGGGTGACCTGTTCTCGGCGACCGACACCCCGTACGGCGTGCGGCTGGTGCTCGGGGACGTACGCGGGAAGGGGCTGGACGCGGTGGCCGCGGTGGCGGTGGTCATCGGGGCGTTCCGGGAAGCGGCCGAGCAGGAGAAGTCGCTGGAGGGGGTGGCGCAGCGGCTGGAGCGCGCGCTGGAGCGGGAGTCGACCCGGGACAGCGGCTTCGACACGTTCGAGGAGTTCGTCACCGCCGTGGTCGCGGAGATTCCGCCGGGTGCGCAACGGGTGCGGATCGTGAACCGAGGCCACCCCGAACCGCTGCTGCTGAGTCAGGACGGGGCGGTGGAGACGCTGACGCCTTCGGAGCCCGCGCTGCCGCTGGGCATGGGTCTGGTGGTGCGGCCGGACCGGGCGGACGAGTGGGAGCTGCCGGACGGGGGGACGCTCCTGTTCTACACGGACGGGCTGTCCGAGGCCCGTGACGCCGAGGGTGTCTTCTACGACCCGGTGGAGCGGCTGCGCGGACGGCTCTTCCCCGAGCCCGAGGAGCTGCTCTCCGCGCTCAGCGACGACGTGAGGCTGCATACGGGGGGCAAGGCGACCGACGACATGGCGCTGCTCGCGGTCCTGCGGCCGGCGAAGGGGCAGCCCGACCGGCGCAGGACGGTCAAGATCATCAAACGGGATGCCACCCTCCGTGACTGA
- a CDS encoding M23 family metallopeptidase encodes MASNKPAPESPSRFVPEYGPGFAPVPGTAYVPEQGSGYATDPGNGFAGGTVFADGTGPDFGTGPDFGTGPDFGTGFRADAGDAGSDRTWEEWNPTEESVRPVRGKHRVAKQRNGLARSSTVLGVGVIAAVGAGGMATAQSKPPVSISLPDSIADNLPDAKSLPGVGALFSGEAEADTPATATAAAPLTTAGITTAEAEQGTTDAGEALRARILQQAEQQQGAADAEAKAAEEKAAAEKAAAEAKKQQDEAEAKAAAEKKKAEEEAKKKAEALRLAKLAASYAIPTSSYTITSTFGEAGSMWSSGYHTGLDFAAPTGTPIKAIHTGTIKSAGWSGAYGYRTVLELDDGTELWFCHQSSIGVTVGQKVTTGDTIGRVGATGNVTGPHLHLEVHTPDGTGIDPMAWLRARGLTV; translated from the coding sequence GTGGCGTCCAACAAGCCTGCCCCCGAATCCCCTTCCAGGTTCGTGCCCGAGTACGGCCCCGGCTTCGCCCCGGTCCCCGGCACCGCGTACGTCCCGGAGCAGGGAAGCGGCTACGCGACCGATCCGGGCAACGGCTTTGCCGGCGGCACCGTCTTTGCCGACGGCACCGGCCCGGACTTCGGCACTGGCCCCGACTTCGGCACCGGGCCCGACTTCGGCACCGGCTTCCGCGCGGACGCGGGTGACGCCGGTTCCGACCGGACCTGGGAGGAATGGAACCCCACCGAGGAGTCCGTCCGCCCCGTCCGAGGCAAGCACCGCGTCGCCAAGCAGCGCAATGGTCTGGCCCGTAGCTCCACCGTCCTCGGCGTCGGTGTCATCGCGGCCGTCGGCGCGGGTGGCATGGCCACTGCGCAGAGCAAACCGCCGGTCTCCATCTCTCTTCCCGATTCCATCGCGGACAATCTCCCCGACGCCAAGTCCCTCCCCGGCGTGGGCGCGTTGTTCTCCGGTGAGGCCGAGGCCGACACCCCGGCCACCGCGACCGCCGCCGCCCCGCTGACGACCGCCGGCATCACCACCGCCGAGGCCGAGCAGGGCACCACGGACGCCGGTGAGGCGCTGCGCGCCCGCATCCTCCAGCAGGCCGAGCAGCAGCAGGGCGCCGCCGACGCCGAGGCCAAGGCGGCCGAGGAGAAGGCCGCGGCGGAGAAGGCCGCCGCCGAGGCGAAGAAGCAGCAGGACGAGGCCGAGGCCAAGGCAGCCGCCGAGAAGAAGAAGGCGGAGGAGGAGGCGAAGAAGAAGGCCGAGGCCCTGCGCCTGGCCAAGCTCGCCGCCAGCTACGCCATCCCGACCTCCTCGTACACGATCACCTCGACGTTCGGCGAAGCCGGTTCGATGTGGTCCTCCGGTTACCACACGGGCCTCGACTTCGCGGCGCCGACCGGTACCCCGATCAAGGCCATCCACACCGGCACCATCAAGTCGGCCGGCTGGTCCGGCGCCTACGGCTACCGCACGGTGCTGGAGCTGGACGACGGTACGGAGCTGTGGTTCTGCCACCAGTCCTCGATCGGCGTCACCGTCGGCCAGAAGGTCACCACCGGCGACACCATCGGACGCGTCGGCGCGACCGGCAATGTCACCGGCCCGCACCTCCACCTGGAGGTCCACACCCCGGACGGCACCGGCATCGACCCGATGGCCTGGCTCCGCGCCCGTGGCCTGACCGTCTGA